One genomic segment of Amycolatopsis granulosa includes these proteins:
- a CDS encoding helix-turn-helix transcriptional regulator has translation MTEGPIRALAALDDELRRRMYAYIRQARRPVTRDEAAGSVGISRKLAAFHLDKLVTAGLLRARYEFVGERRGAGRTPKVYEPSGLDLRVSVPPRRPDLLADILLDAVVEEDAGETAHEAALRIARERGHAVGSAERERARPGRLGAERALTLAADVVEQHGFEPSRESPACLRLRNCPFHPLAVKQPAVVCGLNQSFLTGLLDGLGASTVEAALEPRPGECCVELRSAE, from the coding sequence ATGACGGAGGGGCCGATCCGGGCACTGGCCGCGCTCGACGACGAGCTGCGGCGCCGCATGTACGCCTACATCCGCCAGGCCCGGCGCCCGGTCACCCGGGACGAGGCCGCCGGCTCGGTCGGCATCTCGCGCAAGCTCGCCGCGTTCCACCTGGACAAGCTGGTCACCGCCGGTTTGCTCCGCGCGCGGTACGAGTTCGTCGGTGAGCGGCGCGGCGCGGGCCGCACCCCGAAGGTCTACGAGCCGTCCGGATTGGACCTCCGCGTCAGCGTCCCGCCGCGGCGGCCCGACCTGCTGGCGGACATCCTGCTCGACGCGGTGGTCGAGGAGGATGCGGGTGAAACCGCGCACGAGGCCGCGCTGCGGATCGCCCGGGAACGGGGACACGCGGTCGGCAGCGCCGAGCGGGAGCGGGCGCGGCCGGGACGGCTGGGCGCCGAGCGGGCACTGACGCTGGCCGCGGACGTCGTGGAACAGCACGGCTTCGAGCCGAGCCGCGAGTCCCCGGCGTGCCTGCGGCTGCGCAACTGCCCGTTCCACCCGCTGGCGGTGAAACAACCGGCGGTCGTTTGCGGGCTGAACCAGTCGTTCCTGACCGGGCTGCTGGACGGGCTGGGCGCCAGCACTGTGGAGGCGGCGCTCGAGCCGCGACCCGGCGAGTGCTGCGTGGAGCTCCGCTCGGCGGAGTAG